One stretch of Sphingomonas sp. HF-S4 DNA includes these proteins:
- a CDS encoding ligase-associated DNA damage response DEXH box helicase → MTDLPHPLTDWFASRGWAPRRHQLDMLAAGRRGEHALLVASTGAGKTLAGFLPTLAELIEAPGQGLHTLYISPLKALAVDVQRNLLTPIEEMGVSIRVETRTGDTPHEKKVRQRARPPEILLTTPESLSLLLSYEDSLTMFAGLKTVIIDEVHAFATGKRGDLLALAMARLQRLAPEMRRVALSATVADADGYRAWLAPDGDIDAVTLVQGEKGADPDIAILLPEGRVPWAGHSGVYAIPQVMAEIETHRTTIVFCNTRGLAELVFQNLWKVNELKLPIAVHHGSLSLEARRKAELAMADGKLRALVATASLDLGVDWGDVDCVIQMGAPKGSSRLLQRIGRANHRLDESSEAVLVPGNRFEYLEARAALDAVEQGELDPDVFRPGALDVLAQHVMACACAAPFDATEMLQEVRAALPYSALEQDVFDRVLHFIADGGYSLRAYDKFKRLTKSADGLWRVTKPAFVAQHRLNAGIIVEAPMLDVRFKNGRRLGKVEEYFGSTLAPGDTFFFAGLSLEVERIEQTDLIVRASSKQARYVSYMGARLAITSTLADRVRAFLADRGQWARFPDDVREWLEVQARRSALPSPTQLLVETFPHEGKHHMVAYSFEGWNAHQSLGMLITRRMEAMGLKPLGFVANDYALAVYGLEKITDPAALFSPDILEHEFVDWVQQSALLKRAFREVAIIGGLVERQHPGKKKSGRQVTFSTDLIYDVLRKYEPDHLLLKAAWADARARMTDVGRLAHLLDTAADTMLHIDLDRVSPMAVPVLIMIGRERVPEGTAEDALLIEAEGIAAEAMRLD, encoded by the coding sequence GTGACGGATCTTCCCCACCCCCTCACCGACTGGTTCGCGTCGCGCGGCTGGGCGCCGCGGCGGCACCAGCTCGATATGCTCGCGGCCGGGCGCCGGGGCGAACATGCGCTGCTGGTTGCCTCGACCGGCGCGGGCAAGACGCTCGCCGGGTTCCTGCCGACGCTCGCCGAGCTGATCGAAGCGCCGGGCCAGGGGCTGCACACGCTCTATATCTCGCCCTTGAAGGCGCTCGCGGTCGACGTGCAGCGCAACCTGCTCACCCCGATCGAAGAGATGGGGGTATCGATCCGCGTCGAGACCCGCACCGGCGACACCCCGCACGAGAAGAAGGTCCGCCAGCGCGCGCGGCCGCCCGAGATCCTGCTCACCACCCCCGAATCGCTGAGCCTGCTCCTTTCCTATGAGGACAGCCTGACGATGTTCGCGGGGCTGAAGACCGTGATCATCGACGAAGTCCACGCCTTCGCCACCGGCAAGCGCGGCGACCTGCTCGCGCTGGCGATGGCGCGGCTCCAGCGGCTGGCCCCGGAAATGCGTCGCGTCGCGCTGTCGGCGACGGTCGCCGATGCCGACGGCTATCGCGCCTGGCTCGCGCCCGATGGCGATATCGACGCAGTGACTTTAGTGCAGGGCGAGAAGGGCGCCGACCCCGACATCGCGATCCTGCTGCCCGAGGGCCGGGTGCCCTGGGCGGGGCATTCGGGGGTGTACGCGATCCCCCAGGTGATGGCCGAGATCGAGACGCACCGCACGACGATCGTGTTCTGCAACACCCGCGGGCTGGCCGAGCTCGTCTTCCAGAATTTGTGGAAGGTAAACGAGCTCAAGCTGCCGATCGCGGTGCATCATGGCAGCCTGAGCCTGGAGGCGCGGCGCAAGGCCGAGCTGGCGATGGCGGATGGCAAGCTGCGTGCGCTGGTCGCGACCGCGAGCCTCGATCTCGGGGTCGATTGGGGCGATGTCGATTGCGTGATCCAGATGGGCGCGCCCAAGGGCTCGTCGCGGCTGCTCCAGCGGATCGGGCGCGCCAACCACCGGCTCGATGAGTCCAGCGAGGCGGTGCTCGTGCCGGGCAACCGCTTCGAATATCTCGAAGCCCGCGCGGCGCTCGACGCGGTCGAGCAAGGCGAGCTTGACCCCGATGTCTTCCGCCCCGGCGCGCTCGACGTGCTCGCGCAGCATGTCATGGCCTGTGCCTGCGCCGCGCCGTTTGATGCCACGGAAATGCTGCAGGAAGTGCGTGCAGCATTGCCATATTCGGCGCTCGAGCAGGACGTGTTCGATCGCGTCCTGCACTTCATCGCCGATGGCGGCTATTCGCTCCGCGCCTACGACAAGTTCAAGCGGCTGACCAAAAGCGCGGACGGGCTGTGGCGGGTGACCAAGCCCGCCTTCGTCGCCCAGCACCGCCTCAATGCCGGGATCATCGTAGAGGCGCCGATGCTCGACGTGCGCTTCAAAAACGGCCGGCGCCTCGGCAAGGTCGAGGAATATTTCGGCTCGACCTTGGCGCCGGGCGACACCTTCTTCTTCGCCGGGCTCAGCCTCGAGGTCGAACGGATCGAGCAGACCGACCTGATCGTCCGCGCGAGCAGCAAGCAGGCGCGCTACGTCTCCTACATGGGCGCGCGGCTGGCGATCACCTCGACGCTGGCCGATCGGGTGCGCGCGTTCCTCGCCGATCGCGGCCAATGGGCGCGCTTTCCCGACGATGTCCGCGAATGGCTCGAAGTGCAGGCGCGGCGCTCGGCGCTGCCTTCGCCAACGCAGTTGCTCGTCGAGACCTTCCCGCACGAGGGCAAGCACCACATGGTCGCCTACAGCTTCGAAGGCTGGAACGCGCACCAGTCGCTCGGCATGCTGATCACGCGGCGGATGGAGGCGATGGGATTGAAGCCGCTCGGCTTCGTCGCAAACGATTACGCGCTGGCGGTATATGGGCTCGAGAAGATCACCGATCCGGCCGCGCTGTTTTCGCCCGATATCCTCGAGCACGAGTTCGTCGATTGGGTACAGCAATCGGCGCTGCTCAAGCGGGCGTTCCGCGAAGTCGCGATCATCGGCGGGCTGGTCGAGCGCCAGCATCCGGGCAAGAAGAAGAGCGGGCGGCAAGTCACCTTCTCGACCGACCTGATCTACGACGTGCTGCGCAAATACGAGCCCGATCACCTGCTGCTCAAGGCGGCCTGGGCCGATGCGCGCGCGCGGATGACCGATGTCGGGCGGCTCGCCCACCTGCTCGATACCGCGGCGGACACGATGCTGCACATCGACCTCGATCGCGTGAGCCCGATGGCGGTGCCGGTGCTGATCATGATCGGCCGCGAGCGCGTGCCCGAAGGCACTGCCGAGGACGCGCTGTTGATCGAGGCCGAAGGTATCGCGGCGGAGGCGATGCGGCTCGATTGA
- a CDS encoding ligase-associated DNA damage response exonuclease has translation MAKLGDWIEPHPTGIYIPAADAWVDPSQPVPRALITHGHADHARGGHAQVWATPETLAIMAARYGPQNGNPVAYGESLRMGDVEVGFVPAGHVLGSAQIVLDHAGERIVVSGDYKRREDPTCARFEPVPCDIFVTEATFGLPVFRHPETHDEIDKLLAAQRANPTRCVLVGAYALGKAQRVIKELRVMGFDDPIYIHGALQRLCDLYAEQGVDLGELRPATGVAKAELQGRIILAPPGALNDRWSRRLPDPITAMASGWMRVRQRARQRNVELPLILSDHADWDELTATIREIAPREVWVTHGREDALVHWCRLHQIKARALELAGFEDEDD, from the coding sequence ATGGCCAAGCTCGGCGACTGGATCGAACCGCACCCCACTGGCATCTACATCCCCGCCGCCGATGCGTGGGTCGATCCCTCGCAGCCGGTGCCGCGCGCGCTCATCACGCATGGGCATGCCGACCACGCCCGCGGTGGGCATGCCCAGGTCTGGGCGACACCCGAGACGCTGGCGATCATGGCCGCGCGCTACGGGCCGCAGAACGGCAATCCCGTCGCTTATGGCGAATCGCTGCGGATGGGCGACGTGGAGGTGGGCTTCGTTCCCGCCGGGCATGTTCTCGGCTCAGCGCAGATCGTGCTCGATCATGCCGGCGAGCGCATCGTCGTCTCGGGCGACTACAAGCGCCGCGAAGACCCGACCTGCGCACGCTTCGAGCCGGTGCCGTGCGACATCTTCGTCACCGAAGCGACGTTCGGGCTACCGGTGTTCCGCCACCCCGAAACGCATGACGAGATCGACAAGCTGCTCGCCGCGCAGCGCGCCAACCCGACGCGCTGCGTGCTGGTCGGCGCCTATGCGCTCGGCAAGGCGCAACGCGTGATCAAGGAATTGCGCGTGATGGGGTTCGACGATCCGATCTACATTCATGGCGCGCTCCAGCGGCTATGCGACCTCTATGCCGAGCAAGGCGTGGATCTGGGCGAGCTGCGCCCCGCCACCGGCGTGGCAAAGGCCGAGCTTCAGGGCCGGATCATCCTCGCTCCGCCCGGCGCGCTCAACGATCGCTGGTCGCGCCGGCTGCCCGATCCGATCACCGCGATGGCATCGGGCTGGATGCGCGTCCGCCAGCGCGCGCGCCAACGCAATGTCGAGCTGCCGCTGATCCTCTCCGACCATGCCGATTGGGACGAGCTGACTGCCACGATCCGCGAGATCGCCCCGCGTGAAGTGTGGGTGACGCACGGCCGCGAGGATGCGTTGGTCCATTGGTGCCGACTGCACCAGATCAAGGCCCGCGCATTGGAACTTGCCGGGTTCGAAGACGAGGACGACTGA
- a CDS encoding SpoIIAA family protein codes for MSATFSIHAEPDRDLVRITMSGLFTPQDIADFYKARETAHARLTCGPNQHLTITDLREMKIQPQESVAGFQQLLGAPQYHSRRLAFVIGRTLARSQLQRALTGRPDTRCFDSVEEAEAWLFESAATGTLRATG; via the coding sequence ATGAGCGCGACTTTCTCCATCCACGCCGAACCCGATCGCGACCTCGTTCGGATCACCATGAGTGGGCTGTTCACCCCGCAGGACATCGCTGATTTCTATAAGGCGCGCGAGACCGCGCATGCCCGGCTCACCTGCGGGCCGAACCAGCATCTGACGATCACCGACCTGCGCGAGATGAAAATCCAGCCGCAGGAAAGCGTCGCGGGATTCCAGCAATTGCTCGGCGCGCCGCAATATCACTCGCGCCGGCTGGCCTTCGTCATCGGCCGCACCCTGGCACGCAGCCAGCTGCAGCGTGCGCTCACCGGCCGCCCCGACACGCGCTGCTTCGATTCCGTCGAAGAGGCGGAGGCCTGGCTGTTCGAAAGCGCCGCAACCGGGACGTTACGCGCTACGGGCTGA
- the rpoN gene encoding RNA polymerase factor sigma-54, with product MSLAPRLDLRQSQSLVMTPQLQQAIKLLALSNLEIETFIAEELDKNPLLESQGGGDDAPEPSAPEPDFEPVRDGPADAGELIAGGGEAAGEAALDVDFTAETFHHDSPSDSIGGLDGSLGLGGTGGGGSEDGPDFDNFGSSALSLADHLMAQAGASVDGADLFIAAHLIDQIDETGYLTATLLDVASRLNVPLARVEAVLGTIHTFDPTGVGARNLAECLALQAKEADRYDPCMARLIDNLELVARGDLARLKRICNVDDEDLADMIRELRNYDPKPGCRYGGEPTLAVTPDIFVARRGSGWAVEINSATLPKLLVNRAYYAEVSAGPQDKASKAWMSDMLASANWLVKALDQRQRTIIKVATEIVKQQEAFFLKGVAHLKPMTLRQVADVIEMHESTVSRVTSNKYLSCARGLFELKYFFTSAIQSSEGGDAVSAEAVKSAIRGLIQAEDPKKILSDDTLVELLNAKGFDIARRTVAKYREAMGIGSSVQRRRQKALEGVG from the coding sequence ATGTCGCTCGCCCCGCGCCTCGACCTGCGCCAGTCGCAATCGCTGGTGATGACGCCGCAGCTCCAGCAGGCGATCAAGCTGCTGGCGCTGTCGAACCTCGAGATCGAGACCTTCATCGCCGAGGAACTCGACAAGAACCCGCTGCTCGAATCGCAGGGCGGCGGCGATGACGCGCCCGAACCCTCCGCGCCCGAACCCGATTTCGAGCCCGTGCGTGACGGCCCCGCCGATGCCGGCGAGCTGATCGCCGGCGGCGGCGAGGCCGCGGGCGAGGCCGCGCTCGACGTCGATTTCACCGCCGAGACCTTCCACCACGACAGCCCGTCGGATTCGATCGGCGGGCTCGACGGTAGCCTGGGTCTGGGCGGCACCGGCGGCGGCGGTTCGGAAGACGGGCCCGATTTCGACAATTTCGGATCGTCCGCGCTGAGCCTCGCCGACCATCTGATGGCGCAGGCCGGGGCAAGCGTCGATGGCGCCGACCTGTTCATCGCCGCGCATTTGATCGACCAGATCGACGAGACCGGATACCTGACCGCTACGCTGCTCGACGTCGCCAGCCGACTCAATGTGCCGCTCGCGCGGGTCGAGGCGGTGCTGGGCACGATCCACACCTTCGATCCCACCGGGGTCGGCGCGCGCAACCTCGCCGAGTGCCTCGCGCTGCAGGCGAAGGAAGCCGATCGCTACGATCCGTGCATGGCGCGGCTGATCGACAATCTCGAGCTGGTCGCGCGCGGCGATCTCGCGCGGTTGAAGCGCATCTGCAACGTCGACGACGAGGATCTCGCGGACATGATCCGCGAGCTGCGCAATTACGATCCCAAGCCGGGCTGCCGCTACGGCGGCGAGCCGACCCTGGCCGTGACCCCCGACATCTTCGTCGCGCGGCGCGGGAGTGGCTGGGCGGTCGAGATCAATTCGGCGACCTTGCCCAAGCTGCTGGTCAACCGCGCTTATTATGCCGAGGTCTCGGCGGGCCCGCAGGACAAAGCGAGCAAGGCATGGATGTCCGACATGCTCGCCAGCGCGAACTGGCTGGTCAAGGCGCTCGACCAGCGCCAGCGCACGATCATCAAGGTCGCGACCGAGATCGTGAAGCAGCAGGAGGCGTTCTTCCTGAAGGGGGTCGCGCACTTGAAGCCGATGACGCTGCGCCAGGTCGCCGACGTGATCGAGATGCACGAATCGACGGTGAGCCGGGTCACCAGCAATAAATATCTGAGCTGCGCGCGCGGGCTGTTCGAGCTGAAATACTTCTTCACTTCGGCGATCCAGTCGTCCGAGGGCGGCGACGCGGTCTCGGCCGAAGCGGTCAAGAGCGCGATCCGCGGCCTGATCCAGGCCGAGGATCCCAAGAAGATCCTGTCCGACGACACGCTGGTCGAGCTGCTCAACGCCAAGGGCTTCGACATCGCCCGGCGCACGGTCGCCAAATATCGCGAGGCGATGGGGATCGGCAGCTCGGTCCAGCGCCGCCGGCAAAAGGCACTCGAAGGCGTGGGCTGA
- the lptB gene encoding LPS export ABC transporter ATP-binding protein, producing the protein MNDIAEILEQPVADPAPLPDKGLAVVSIAKSYDKRVVLTDVSVSVGRGEVIGLLGPNGAGKTTCFYSVMGLVKPDSGRIMLDGEDITRLPMYRRAILGLGYLPQETSIFRGMTVEQNILAVLELAEPDKAARQARLDQLLDEFGLTRLRTSPAMALSGGERRRAEIARALAADPTIILLDEPFAGIDPISISDIRDLVIQLKSRGIGVLITDHNVRETLDIVDRGYIIYDGRVLFAGSPEDLVRDENVRRLYLGESFEL; encoded by the coding sequence ATGAACGACATCGCCGAGATTCTCGAGCAGCCGGTCGCCGATCCGGCACCGCTCCCCGACAAGGGGCTGGCGGTCGTCTCGATCGCCAAATCCTATGACAAGCGCGTGGTGCTCACCGACGTGTCGGTCTCGGTCGGCCGCGGCGAGGTGATCGGGCTGCTCGGGCCCAACGGTGCGGGCAAGACGACCTGCTTCTATTCGGTGATGGGGCTGGTGAAGCCCGATTCGGGCCGCATCATGCTCGACGGCGAGGACATTACCCGGCTGCCGATGTACCGCCGCGCGATCCTGGGGCTCGGCTATCTGCCGCAGGAGACTTCGATCTTCCGCGGGATGACCGTCGAACAGAACATCCTCGCAGTGCTCGAGCTCGCCGAGCCCGACAAGGCGGCGCGCCAGGCACGGCTCGACCAGCTGCTCGACGAGTTCGGGCTGACCCGGCTGCGCACCTCGCCGGCGATGGCGCTGTCGGGCGGCGAGCGGCGCCGCGCCGAGATCGCCCGCGCGCTCGCGGCCGATCCGACGATCATCCTGCTCGACGAGCCGTTCGCGGGGATCGACCCGATCTCGATCTCGGACATTCGCGATCTGGTGATCCAGCTCAAGTCGCGCGGGATCGGCGTGCTGATCACCGACCACAATGTCCGCGAGACGCTCGACATCGTCGATCGCGGCTACATTATCTATGATGGCCGCGTGCTGTTCGCCGGCTCGCCCGAGGATCTCGTCCGCGACGAGAATGTCCGGCGGCTGTACCTGGGCGAGAGCTTCGAGCTCTGA
- a CDS encoding LptA/OstA family protein, which translates to MRYVPTGLGLMLMLASAPAVAQTRHNTDAPIDVASDRIELQDRANRAILSGNVRITQAEMTLTAARVTVSYTGQVSEGSPQVSRLDAAGGVTVNRPQQSARAQYAVYDLNRRVITMVGGVSLRQAGNTVSGGRLSIDLDTGRATIDGSGVRGGTSATPGQPGTQSQGGRVTGRFSVPKRSGQ; encoded by the coding sequence ATGCGCTATGTCCCGACCGGCCTCGGGCTGATGCTGATGCTGGCTTCCGCGCCGGCGGTCGCACAGACGCGCCACAATACCGACGCGCCGATCGATGTCGCCTCCGACCGGATCGAGCTGCAGGACCGCGCCAACCGCGCGATCCTGAGCGGCAACGTCAGGATCACCCAGGCCGAGATGACGCTCACCGCGGCGCGGGTGACGGTGAGCTATACCGGCCAGGTCAGCGAAGGCTCGCCGCAGGTCTCGCGGCTCGACGCTGCCGGCGGCGTCACGGTCAACCGGCCCCAGCAGAGCGCGCGCGCGCAATATGCAGTGTACGACCTCAATCGCCGCGTCATCACGATGGTCGGCGGGGTGAGCCTGCGCCAGGCGGGCAACACCGTCTCGGGCGGGCGGCTGTCGATCGATCTGGATACCGGCCGCGCGACGATCGACGGCTCAGGGGTCCGCGGCGGGACCAGTGCAACGCCGGGCCAGCCGGGGACGCAGAGCCAGGGCGGTCGCGTCACCGGTCGCTTCTCGGTGCCCAAGCGTAGCGGGCAATGA
- the lptC gene encoding LPS export ABC transporter periplasmic protein LptC, whose amino-acid sequence MSDVAARLRSQKRGWAHPGSSHDRIVRTGLVVLPLGIAVLGAFLVVAPLLMGGDVSFVLDKNKVDISPERLRIDTAEYRGSDGKGRPFHLHAGSAIQRSSAEPIVRLNDLAAEIRLDDGPASIRADTGHYNMTSERVAIDGPLKFQTSDGYVLNTQNATVDLKTRKLESGGAVTGNAPSGVFSADKLTADLERRTVSLEGRARLRIQPRRANRQ is encoded by the coding sequence ATGTCTGACGTCGCCGCGCGACTCCGCTCGCAGAAGCGCGGCTGGGCCCATCCGGGCAGCAGCCACGATCGCATCGTGCGCACCGGGCTGGTCGTACTGCCGCTGGGCATCGCGGTGCTCGGCGCGTTTCTCGTCGTCGCGCCGCTGCTGATGGGGGGCGACGTGAGCTTCGTGCTCGACAAGAACAAGGTCGATATCTCGCCCGAACGGCTGCGCATCGACACCGCTGAATATCGCGGCTCGGACGGCAAGGGCCGGCCATTCCATCTCCACGCCGGTTCGGCGATCCAGCGCAGCTCGGCCGAGCCGATCGTCCGGCTGAACGATCTCGCCGCCGAGATCCGGCTCGACGACGGGCCCGCCTCGATTCGCGCCGACACCGGCCATTACAACATGACCTCCGAGCGCGTTGCGATCGACGGGCCGCTCAAGTTCCAGACTTCCGACGGCTATGTTCTCAACACGCAGAACGCGACGGTCGATCTCAAGACGCGGAAGCTCGAAAGCGGCGGCGCGGTCACCGGCAATGCGCCCTCGGGGGTATTCAGTGCCGACAAGCTGACCGCCGACCTCGAACGTCGCACCGTCTCACTCGAAGGAAGAGCCCGCTTGCGCATCCAGCCGCGGCGGGCAAATAGGCAATGA
- a CDS encoding ribonuclease D produces the protein MTVHFHEEDLPEGVFAPGASIAVDTETMGLITPRDRLCVVQLSDGSGDEHLVRFGPHSSYDAPNLRAVLADPERLKLYHFARFDLAAIRFYLGVTAAPVYCTKIASRLVRTYTDRHGLKDLVRELVGQEISKQQQSSDWGGPELSDAQREYAASDVRFLHAMKVELDKRLEREGRMPLAQAAFDFLPWRAELDLAGWPEVDIFAHI, from the coding sequence ATGACCGTGCATTTCCATGAAGAAGACTTGCCCGAAGGCGTGTTCGCTCCGGGCGCGTCGATCGCCGTTGACACCGAAACGATGGGGCTGATCACGCCGCGCGACCGGCTGTGCGTCGTCCAGCTTTCCGACGGCAGCGGCGACGAGCATCTCGTCCGGTTCGGCCCGCATTCATCCTATGACGCGCCCAATCTGCGCGCCGTGCTTGCCGATCCCGAACGCCTCAAGCTCTACCATTTCGCGCGCTTCGATCTCGCGGCGATCCGCTTCTATCTCGGTGTCACCGCCGCGCCGGTCTATTGCACCAAGATCGCGTCGCGGCTGGTGCGGACCTACACCGACCGGCACGGGCTCAAGGACCTCGTTCGCGAGCTGGTCGGCCAGGAAATCTCGAAGCAGCAGCAGTCGTCGGACTGGGGCGGGCCCGAGCTTTCGGACGCGCAGCGCGAATATGCCGCGTCCGACGTTCGCTTTCTTCATGCGATGAAAGTGGAACTAGACAAGCGTCTCGAGCGTGAAGGACGCATGCCGCTCGCCCAAGCCGCCTTCGACTTCCTGCCCTGGCGGGCGGAGCTGGATCTCGCCGGCTGGCCCGAGGTCGATATCTTTGCGCATATCTAG
- a CDS encoding TerC family protein gives MESIAELLASPAAWAALVTLIVMEVVLGIDNLIFISILSNKLPEEQRKKARTIGISLALVMRLGLLTMIAWIVGLVTPVFDLGIVGPLGAHGEPAFETAFSWRDLILIAGGLFLVWKATKEIHHSVDTSESEDLLDKKKVVSINFTSAIVQILLLDIVFSIDSILTAVGMTEHVEIMYVAVVVAVAVMLLAANPLANFINGNPTVVMLALGFLLMIGTVLIAEGFGAHIPKGYIYTAMAFSAGVEMLNIWSRRAREKKAGIAKPPAKH, from the coding sequence ATGGAATCGATCGCTGAATTGCTCGCCAGCCCCGCCGCCTGGGCCGCGCTCGTCACGCTGATCGTGATGGAGGTGGTCCTCGGCATCGACAACCTCATCTTCATCTCGATCCTGTCGAACAAGCTGCCCGAGGAACAGCGCAAGAAGGCGCGCACGATCGGTATCAGCCTGGCGCTGGTGATGCGGCTGGGGCTGCTGACGATGATCGCGTGGATCGTCGGCCTGGTAACGCCGGTGTTCGATCTCGGCATCGTCGGACCGCTTGGGGCGCATGGCGAGCCCGCGTTCGAGACCGCCTTCTCGTGGCGCGACCTCATCCTGATCGCCGGCGGGCTGTTCCTGGTGTGGAAGGCGACCAAGGAGATCCACCATTCGGTCGACACCAGCGAGAGCGAGGACCTGCTCGACAAGAAGAAGGTCGTGTCGATCAACTTCACCTCGGCGATCGTCCAGATCCTGTTGCTCGACATCGTCTTCTCGATCGATTCGATCCTGACCGCGGTGGGCATGACCGAGCATGTCGAGATCATGTACGTCGCGGTCGTGGTCGCGGTGGCGGTGATGCTGCTCGCGGCGAATCCGCTCGCCAATTTCATCAACGGCAACCCGACGGTGGTGATGCTCGCGCTGGGCTTCCTGCTGATGATCGGCACCGTGCTGATCGCCGAGGGCTTCGGCGCGCATATTCCCAAGGGCTATATCTATACCGCGATGGCCTTCTCCGCGGGCGTCGAGATGCTCAACATCTGGTCGCGGCGAGCGCGGGAGAAGAAGGCGGGTATTGCGAAGCCTCCTGCAAAGCATTGA
- a CDS encoding cold-shock protein, which yields MSFDRGRRGDRGGRGRDKRDGFGDEGGGGFGGGSSFGGDRGGFGGGGFGGDRGGFGGGGGGGYGGGGGGGGGYRGGGGGGFGGGGGGFRGGGGGGMPPQVVGEATGVVKFFNAQKGFGFVVRDDGGEDVFVHISAVEQAGLTGLAEGQPMGFTLVDRGGRISATDLKIDGEPMPVTDSGPPRDRDGPRAGGAGGPQRQLTGEKATGTVKFFNAMKGFGFIQRDDGQPDAFVHISAVERAGMPTLNEGDRLEFELEVDRRGKYAAVNLTPGS from the coding sequence ATGAGTTTTGATCGAGGGCGCCGTGGGGATCGCGGCGGGCGCGGCAGAGACAAGCGCGACGGTTTTGGCGACGAAGGTGGCGGCGGTTTCGGCGGCGGTAGCAGCTTCGGCGGCGATCGCGGCGGCTTCGGCGGCGGCGGTTTCGGCGGTGATCGCGGCGGCTTCGGCGGCGGCGGTGGTGGCGGCTATGGCGGCGGCGGTGGCGGTGGCGGTGGCTATCGCGGCGGTGGTGGCGGCGGCTTCGGCGGCGGCGGCGGTGGTTTCCGCGGCGGCGGCGGTGGCGGCATGCCTCCCCAGGTCGTCGGCGAAGCGACTGGCGTCGTAAAGTTCTTCAACGCACAAAAGGGCTTCGGCTTCGTCGTTCGCGATGACGGCGGCGAGGACGTGTTCGTGCACATCTCGGCAGTCGAGCAGGCCGGCCTCACCGGCTTGGCGGAAGGCCAGCCGATGGGCTTCACGCTCGTCGATCGCGGCGGCCGCATCTCGGCGACCGATCTCAAGATCGACGGCGAGCCGATGCCGGTGACCGATTCGGGTCCGCCGCGCGATCGCGACGGCCCGCGCGCCGGCGGTGCAGGTGGCCCGCAGCGCCAGCTCACCGGCGAGAAGGCGACCGGCACGGTCAAGTTCTTCAACGCGATGAAGGGCTTTGGCTTCATCCAGCGCGACGACGGACAGCCCGATGCGTTCGTTCACATCAGCGCCGTCGAGCGCGCCGGCATGCCGACGCTCAACGAAGGCGACCGGCTCGAGTTCGAACTCGAGGTTGATCGCCGCGGCAAGTATGCAGCGGTGAACCTCACCCCGGGCAGCTGA
- a CDS encoding VOC family protein — MSETHRVVAILPSDDLDASESFYAKLGFEVVSDHGHYRILADGRGWHLHLNRVPGWPGDVEANPFGLYLYVEDVDAAADRVRALILAPGAPERKPWGTYEFAVSDPSGTLVRVGRVLA; from the coding sequence ATGAGCGAAACGCACCGCGTGGTGGCGATCCTGCCGAGCGACGATCTTGATGCGAGCGAGAGCTTCTATGCGAAGCTGGGGTTCGAAGTGGTCAGCGATCATGGCCATTATCGTATCCTCGCCGATGGGCGCGGCTGGCACCTGCATCTCAACCGGGTGCCGGGATGGCCGGGGGACGTCGAAGCCAACCCGTTCGGGCTGTATCTCTATGTCGAGGATGTCGATGCCGCGGCCGATCGCGTGCGCGCGCTGATCCTCGCGCCGGGCGCGCCGGAGCGCAAGCCGTGGGGCACCTATGAGTTCGCAGTGAGCGATCCGAGCGGGACGCTGGTGCGCGTGGGGCGAGTGCTGGCGTAG
- a CDS encoding TetR/AcrR family transcriptional regulator: MGHPDPRPRRTRDAILGAFTALVLTRRYDALRTADLIAAADIGRSTFYEHFPSKEAVLLAAVEPILRTLASAALGRASKAQVRAMLEHVWEQRGFARMLLDGRTGANLQRQLAALIAERLDTGTDATMVATAAAAAQLAMLRLWIGGAVPCTPAELALRMLACAALVSASGSASPRSGSLPPRSPAPTSPAP; encoded by the coding sequence ATGGGCCACCCCGATCCCCGTCCCCGGCGCACCCGCGACGCGATCCTCGGCGCCTTCACGGCGCTCGTCCTGACCCGGCGCTACGATGCGCTCCGCACCGCCGATCTCATCGCCGCCGCCGACATCGGCCGGTCGACCTTCTACGAGCATTTCCCCAGCAAGGAGGCCGTGCTGCTCGCCGCAGTCGAGCCGATCCTGCGCACCCTCGCCAGCGCCGCGCTCGGTCGCGCAAGCAAGGCTCAGGTCCGCGCGATGCTCGAACATGTGTGGGAGCAGCGCGGCTTTGCCAGGATGCTCCTCGACGGCCGGACGGGTGCGAATCTGCAACGCCAGCTCGCGGCGCTGATCGCCGAGCGACTCGACACGGGGACCGACGCGACGATGGTGGCGACGGCCGCCGCCGCGGCGCAACTCGCCATGCTTCGGCTCTGGATCGGCGGCGCCGTGCCGTGCACCCCCGCCGAGCTGGCGCTGCGGATGCTCGCCTGCGCGGCGCTGGTCAGCGCGTCAGGATCAGCATCGCCCCGCTCAGGATCCCTGCCACCCCGATCGCCCGCCCCCACGTCACCTGCTCCTTGA